Proteins from one Desulfitobacterium chlororespirans DSM 11544 genomic window:
- a CDS encoding amidohydrolase, which translates to MTNYLIRGMVLPMTGAEDFYPDGEVAVHGDRIAAVGERGAVAGDFRPDRIIDLPQHVIMPGLINTHTHAAMTLLRGYADDLPLMPWLEKKVWPYEARMSAADIYWGSALALCEMLKSGTTTMVDMYMSQDETARAVLEAGTRALLARGAIVPDPETGRKAIEESTALYHKFHNQGNGRIKVLFGPHAPYTCTGEFLREVKQEADRLGTGMHIHLAETQTELATIRERYGTTPVRWLESLGFFGGHVIAAHGVHLDEEEIGLLAQYRVGVAHNPESNMKLSSGTAPIPRLLAAGVAVGLGTDGASSNNDLDMFGEMRSAAFQQKLVGSPEDLKAYTVLEMATAGGARVVGIPEIGKLVPGYKADLIAVNMNQPHFYPRFSILSHLVYCAGGRDVSTAMVDGRILMEDRCLLTLDEQRICREVEQRAKRIAAEVQ; encoded by the coding sequence TTGACGAACTATTTGATTCGGGGAATGGTCCTGCCCATGACCGGTGCGGAGGATTTTTATCCCGACGGCGAAGTCGCCGTCCACGGGGACCGTATTGCGGCTGTAGGAGAAAGAGGAGCCGTTGCCGGGGACTTCAGGCCGGACAGGATAATCGACTTGCCCCAGCACGTGATCATGCCGGGTCTTATCAATACCCACACCCATGCAGCCATGACCTTGCTGCGCGGGTATGCCGATGATCTGCCCCTTATGCCCTGGCTGGAAAAAAAGGTCTGGCCCTATGAAGCCAGAATGTCGGCGGCGGATATTTACTGGGGGAGTGCCCTGGCGCTCTGCGAGATGCTGAAATCCGGCACGACCACCATGGTGGATATGTATATGAGTCAGGATGAAACGGCCAGGGCGGTTCTGGAAGCCGGGACAAGGGCTTTGCTGGCCAGGGGCGCCATTGTTCCCGATCCGGAAACCGGCAGGAAAGCCATTGAAGAAAGCACTGCTCTTTACCATAAGTTTCATAATCAGGGGAATGGGAGGATCAAAGTTCTTTTCGGGCCCCACGCTCCTTATACCTGCACGGGGGAATTCCTGCGGGAAGTGAAGCAGGAAGCGGACAGGCTGGGGACCGGGATGCATATTCATCTCGCGGAAACTCAAACGGAACTGGCAACTATCCGTGAAAGATATGGAACAACTCCGGTCAGATGGCTGGAAAGTCTGGGCTTTTTCGGCGGACATGTGATCGCGGCCCATGGTGTGCATCTTGATGAAGAGGAGATTGGGCTGCTGGCTCAATACCGGGTTGGGGTCGCCCACAATCCCGAGAGCAACATGAAGCTAAGCAGCGGCACGGCCCCCATACCCCGGCTGCTGGCGGCGGGAGTCGCTGTAGGTCTGGGGACGGACGGCGCTTCCAGCAACAACGATCTGGACATGTTCGGCGAGATGCGCTCCGCTGCTTTCCAGCAGAAACTGGTCGGCTCACCGGAAGATCTCAAAGCTTACACCGTTTTGGAAATGGCGACAGCCGGCGGAGCCAGGGTTGTGGGAATCCCGGAAATCGGGAAGCTTGTACCCGGATATAAAGCCGATTTGATTGCCGTTAATATGAATCAGCCGCATTTCTATCCCCGGTTCTCCATTCTTTCTCACTTGGTGTATTGTGCCGGCGGCCGGGATGTCAGCACGGCCATGGTTGACGGCAGGATTCTGATGGAAGACCGTTGCCTGCTGACCCTGGATGAACAAAGAATCTGCCGGGAAGTGGAACAAAGGGCGAAAAGAATTGCGGCGGAGGTCCAGTAA
- a CDS encoding radical SAM protein, with protein MKQKLGEIIKKALEGGEITAEELKELLMVPSLAEEAYLLCAASRKMVERASQSKAEVHGQVGIDCGPCPKNCAFCSFAARNQVFPEAIVRTAEDIVSRCLSLEKEGANAIFLMATARYAFADYLKIAREVKRELKPETPLIANIDDFGDEEAQALKKTGFQGIYHVMHMGEGRETEIEPRIRLKTITAALKAGLEIGTAVEPIGPEHSLDEIIEKTMLIRAMKPAHAGVGRRIKIPGSSLAVHGQFNAAQIASVQAAVILALGYEVKGHCGEHGIGAMAGVNLAFAEAGSNPRDTEVNTVKGDNVGIRRAELREAGWEIHEGPSVIFQQ; from the coding sequence TTGAAGCAAAAGCTTGGTGAAATTATTAAAAAAGCTCTTGAAGGCGGAGAAATTACGGCGGAAGAATTAAAAGAACTGCTCATGGTCCCTTCCTTAGCGGAGGAAGCTTATCTGCTTTGCGCCGCTTCCCGCAAAATGGTGGAAAGGGCGTCCCAGAGTAAGGCTGAGGTGCATGGTCAGGTAGGAATTGACTGCGGACCCTGCCCGAAGAACTGTGCATTTTGTTCTTTTGCAGCCAGGAATCAGGTTTTTCCTGAAGCCATTGTGCGGACAGCGGAAGACATTGTCTCCAGGTGTTTAAGCCTGGAGAAAGAAGGGGCTAATGCTATTTTCCTGATGGCTACAGCACGGTATGCTTTTGCGGATTATTTGAAGATTGCCCGTGAAGTCAAAAGGGAGCTGAAGCCGGAAACTCCTTTGATTGCCAATATCGACGATTTCGGAGATGAGGAAGCCCAGGCTCTGAAAAAAACAGGTTTTCAGGGAATTTACCATGTGATGCACATGGGAGAAGGCCGGGAGACGGAGATCGAGCCAAGGATCAGACTGAAAACCATAACTGCAGCGCTTAAAGCAGGGTTGGAAATCGGGACGGCGGTGGAACCCATCGGGCCGGAGCATTCTCTGGATGAAATCATTGAAAAAACCATGCTGATTCGGGCAATGAAGCCCGCCCACGCCGGAGTAGGGCGGCGTATAAAGATTCCCGGCTCTTCCTTGGCCGTTCACGGTCAGTTTAACGCGGCGCAAATAGCTTCTGTGCAGGCTGCTGTAATTTTGGCATTGGGATATGAGGTCAAAGGGCACTGCGGGGAGCATGGGATAGGTGCCATGGCCGGGGTCAATCTGGCTTTTGCCGAGGCTGGCTCAAACCCCCGTGATACGGAGGTCAATACTGTAAAAGGTGATAATGTCGGGATACGCCGGGCAGAACTCCGGGAAGCCGGCTGGGAGATCCATGAAGGACCATCGGTTATTTTCCAACAGTAG
- a CDS encoding GTP-binding protein, with protein sequence MKTKLILVGGFLGAGKTTLLGELARQLSQKGRKVGLITNDQASELVDTVYLEQTGTEVSEVSGSCFCCNFPGFIEAIDHVNAHKPADIIIAEPVGSCTDLSATILQPLKEKFADKLSVAPLTVLVDPRQLTDILDGRTAGLHPSAAYILRKQLGEADLILINKTDLLTPLAVEILKKRTAEEWPLASVYAISAKTGEGLAAWLHEAQQRTGAGTHLAEVDYDTYAEGEAVLGWLNATIELQSQGADWDTFGRNLLNSLRSRFGSLNAAIGHVKLLIATDKGYVIGNITGAKDSLDIRESAGTGQKAQLTLNARVQMEPDILEGIVKEEIAKAQADKITATIAVLKCLKPGRPNPTYRYGTIVG encoded by the coding sequence ATGAAAACCAAGCTGATTTTAGTCGGCGGATTTTTAGGTGCGGGAAAAACAACACTTCTCGGAGAGTTAGCCCGCCAGCTTAGTCAAAAAGGCAGGAAAGTCGGGCTTATTACCAATGATCAGGCTTCCGAACTGGTGGATACCGTTTATCTGGAGCAAACCGGCACTGAAGTGTCGGAGGTGAGCGGCAGCTGCTTTTGCTGCAATTTTCCGGGTTTTATCGAAGCGATTGACCATGTCAATGCCCATAAACCAGCCGACATTATTATCGCCGAGCCGGTGGGCAGCTGCACTGATCTTTCGGCAACCATTCTGCAGCCGTTAAAAGAAAAATTTGCGGATAAACTCAGTGTTGCCCCCCTTACCGTGCTTGTGGACCCACGGCAGCTGACGGATATTCTGGACGGCAGGACGGCAGGACTTCACCCCAGTGCCGCTTATATTCTGCGCAAACAGCTTGGGGAAGCGGATTTGATCCTGATCAACAAGACGGACTTGTTAACCCCGCTGGCGGTGGAGATCCTGAAGAAGCGCACGGCGGAGGAGTGGCCGCTGGCTTCCGTATACGCCATCAGCGCCAAAACAGGAGAGGGTTTGGCAGCCTGGCTCCATGAGGCCCAGCAGCGCACCGGGGCCGGGACCCATCTGGCGGAAGTGGATTACGATACTTACGCAGAGGGAGAAGCGGTTTTGGGTTGGTTGAATGCCACCATCGAGTTGCAGAGCCAAGGGGCAGATTGGGATACTTTTGGCAGGAACCTGCTGAATTCCCTGCGCAGCCGTTTTGGCAGCCTCAATGCAGCTATTGGCCATGTGAAATTGCTGATTGCCACGGACAAAGGTTATGTCATCGGCAATATCACCGGCGCGAAAGATTCCCTGGATATCCGTGAATCCGCCGGCACCGGACAGAAGGCTCAATTGACCTTGAACGCCCGGGTTCAGATGGAACCGGATATACTGGAGGGGATTGTGAAAGAAGAGATTGCTAAGGCCCAGGCAGATAAGATCACCGCCACTATTGCCGTTTTGAAATGCCTGAAACCGGGACGCCCTAATCCCACCTACAGATATGGGACAATCGTAGGCTAA
- a CDS encoding MIP/aquaporin family protein — MKYQRDFLGELLGTFLLVLFGCGSVAVSVLFNSHIGLLQIGIIWGIGVSLAIYATRHLSCAHLNPAVTLAMVATKRMTVKKLPVYLMGQFLGAFCAGLLIYVLFNPSIVALESAQQIVRGTPESMSIAKMFGEYYQLPGSAAVVSMPLAIGAEIVGTFLLVLMIFSLTEGCNLGRPDNNLAPLFIGLTVTSVLCLIAPLTQAGLNPARDFGPRLVAWIFGWGAAAFPDQSGGFFFVYILAPVLGGLAAGLLFTWVLEPLMRKTESQCCEEELAERVSPSLN, encoded by the coding sequence ATGAAATATCAACGTGATTTTCTCGGTGAACTATTGGGTACGTTTTTGTTAGTCCTGTTCGGGTGCGGTTCAGTAGCCGTATCGGTCTTATTCAATTCCCATATCGGCTTATTGCAAATTGGGATCATATGGGGGATCGGCGTCAGCTTAGCTATTTATGCCACCCGTCATTTATCCTGCGCACACCTCAACCCTGCAGTCACCCTGGCCATGGTGGCCACGAAAAGAATGACGGTCAAGAAATTGCCTGTCTATCTGATGGGTCAATTTTTAGGCGCTTTTTGTGCCGGGCTGCTTATCTATGTTCTTTTTAATCCTTCCATCGTTGCTTTGGAAAGCGCCCAGCAGATTGTCCGCGGTACACCTGAATCCATGTCGATAGCGAAAATGTTTGGAGAATATTATCAACTGCCCGGGAGCGCTGCGGTTGTCTCCATGCCCCTGGCCATCGGTGCTGAAATTGTCGGTACATTTTTACTGGTCTTGATGATCTTTTCCCTGACGGAAGGATGCAATCTGGGGAGACCGGACAACAACCTAGCTCCGCTGTTTATCGGTTTGACGGTAACCTCAGTTCTTTGTTTGATTGCTCCTTTGACTCAGGCCGGCTTGAACCCGGCCCGGGATTTCGGTCCCCGTCTTGTGGCGTGGATTTTCGGCTGGGGTGCTGCTGCTTTTCCCGATCAATCCGGCGGATTTTTCTTTGTCTATATTCTGGCACCTGTGCTTGGCGGGCTGGCAGCCGGACTCCTCTTTACGTGGGTGCTGGAACCTTTGATGAGAAAGACCGAAAGCCAATGCTGTGAAGAAGAATTAGCGGAGAGGGTAAGCCCAAGCCTCAATTAG
- the arsM gene encoding arsenosugar biosynthesis arsenite methyltransferase ArsM, with product MSYLKITHELYKEAALTPQASLCCISQPSRYLPGLTVPTAMSEMNYGCGTTVHLGELKPQDTILYVGVGGGMEALEFAYFTRRAASVIAVDRVPEMLAKARSNFKLAEEANSWFQSAFIDLREGDALDLPVADESVNVAAQNCLFNIFEGDDLNRALREMHRALKPGGRLYISDPIAAQPIPEHLRRNERLRAMCLSGALSYEDYLQQISGAGFGTIEIRARRPYRLLDKERYSLTENILLESLELVAYKQPVPEGGARIFAGETIIYFGKERLWDDEGSIVPRDIPHPVCQKTAAYFRQLDRPDVVVTAPTYHYGGSGGGCCC from the coding sequence ATGAGTTACTTAAAGATCACTCACGAATTATACAAAGAGGCGGCATTGACACCCCAGGCCTCCCTATGCTGCATCTCACAACCCAGCCGTTATCTTCCCGGGCTGACTGTACCTACGGCTATGAGCGAGATGAATTATGGCTGCGGCACCACGGTTCATTTGGGGGAGCTCAAGCCTCAGGACACCATTCTCTACGTCGGTGTAGGGGGCGGTATGGAGGCTCTGGAATTTGCTTATTTTACCCGCCGGGCCGCCTCGGTCATCGCCGTGGACCGAGTGCCGGAAATGTTGGCCAAAGCCCGTTCTAACTTTAAGCTTGCCGAGGAAGCCAACAGCTGGTTTCAATCCGCTTTTATTGACTTACGGGAAGGGGATGCCCTTGATCTTCCTGTAGCGGATGAAAGTGTGAATGTGGCTGCCCAAAACTGCCTCTTTAATATTTTTGAGGGAGATGACCTGAACCGGGCTCTCCGGGAAATGCACAGGGCTTTAAAGCCGGGGGGACGGCTTTATATATCCGATCCAATTGCCGCGCAGCCCATACCGGAGCACTTGCGGCGCAACGAACGTCTCCGGGCCATGTGCTTATCCGGGGCGCTGAGTTATGAGGACTATCTGCAGCAAATCAGCGGGGCGGGGTTTGGCACCATTGAAATCAGAGCCCGCAGGCCCTACCGGCTTTTAGATAAAGAGCGTTATTCCTTAACCGAAAATATCCTGCTGGAATCCCTGGAATTGGTTGCCTATAAACAACCGGTGCCTGAGGGAGGAGCCCGTATTTTTGCCGGGGAAACAATCATCTATTTCGGCAAAGAGCGGCTATGGGATGACGAAGGCAGCATTGTGCCGAGGGATATTCCCCACCCGGTGTGTCAGAAAACAGCCGCTTACTTTCGGCAGTTAGATCGGCCGGATGTGGTGGTGACCGCTCCTACTTATCATTATGGCGGTTCAGGAGGTGGTTGCTGCTGCTGA
- a CDS encoding vWA domain-containing protein, which translates to MPGGVYGVTFPQELQAARLRLIKERPYLASAAWALRSVAKPGLGTLAVDMYWRLYYDPGVLSQWPPEIMGGVLYHEICHLLRDHPERMKSFNPKLSNLAADAEINDDLIREGVKFPVQPVTPQSIGLPDNLLAEEYYTALAGQEKSADGSPKNEQTDAPGQESDQGNSPGHSHDENGKDTHAADRTHEKDGQGEKTPVKKNSPSYKDEDLPIPGSGRCGSCATGQRAPWEEEPPGKGSTSGISPVEGELIRRDVANQIEEHVRGQGKVPGHLVRWAEEKLRPKIDWKKQLASAIRSTVADTAGATDYSYSRPSRRQGKVGQGEVILPSMRRPVPAVAIIADTSASISDPMLARTLAEISGILKALGRQEGVRVLAVDHTVQSCRRVFRPEQIRLTGGGGTDMRAGLEGVSRLRPLPQVGIVLTDGYTAWPEQPPQGMKVIVVLSGDGTAPDWAKVIQMSV; encoded by the coding sequence ATGCCTGGAGGTGTTTATGGCGTGACTTTTCCGCAGGAATTGCAGGCGGCCCGCCTGCGCCTGATCAAAGAGCGTCCCTATCTGGCTTCTGCCGCCTGGGCTCTCCGATCGGTAGCGAAGCCGGGCTTGGGGACTCTGGCCGTGGATATGTATTGGCGGCTCTATTATGATCCTGGAGTTTTGTCTCAGTGGCCCCCGGAAATAATGGGAGGAGTTCTTTACCATGAGATCTGTCATCTGCTTCGGGATCATCCGGAGCGAATGAAATCTTTTAATCCTAAATTAAGCAATCTGGCTGCTGATGCGGAAATCAACGATGACCTGATCCGTGAAGGGGTCAAATTTCCGGTGCAGCCGGTTACCCCTCAATCCATCGGTCTGCCGGATAATCTGCTTGCCGAGGAGTACTATACAGCATTGGCGGGCCAGGAAAAGTCTGCAGACGGCTCCCCCAAGAATGAACAAACGGATGCACCCGGGCAGGAGAGTGATCAAGGTAACAGCCCCGGCCATTCCCATGATGAGAATGGCAAAGATACTCATGCTGCGGATAGAACACATGAGAAGGATGGTCAGGGGGAGAAGACTCCGGTGAAGAAAAACAGTCCAAGTTATAAAGATGAGGACTTACCTATACCTGGTTCAGGCCGCTGCGGTTCCTGTGCAACAGGTCAAAGGGCCCCTTGGGAGGAGGAGCCCCCCGGCAAAGGCTCAACATCCGGGATCAGCCCGGTGGAAGGAGAGCTGATCCGGCGGGATGTGGCCAATCAAATCGAAGAGCATGTCAGAGGGCAGGGAAAGGTTCCCGGACATTTGGTACGGTGGGCTGAGGAAAAACTCCGCCCCAAGATCGACTGGAAAAAACAGCTTGCCTCGGCAATCCGCTCCACTGTAGCGGATACGGCAGGAGCCACGGATTATTCTTACAGCCGCCCCTCCCGGCGCCAGGGAAAGGTTGGCCAGGGAGAGGTTATTTTGCCCTCCATGCGGCGGCCTGTGCCGGCGGTTGCCATCATAGCGGATACCAGCGCCAGTATATCCGATCCGATGCTGGCCCGGACTCTTGCCGAGATTTCCGGCATTCTTAAAGCCTTGGGCCGGCAAGAAGGAGTTCGGGTCCTGGCCGTGGATCATACGGTTCAATCCTGCCGCAGGGTGTTTCGTCCGGAGCAAATCCGGCTTACCGGCGGTGGCGGAACAGATATGAGAGCCGGCCTGGAAGGTGTATCGAGGCTGAGGCCGTTGCCCCAGGTGGGAATCGTATTGACCGACGGTTATACAGCATGGCCGGAGCAGCCGCCGCAAGGAATGAAGGTCATCGTCGTGTTGTCAGGAGATGGAACAGCCCCGGATTGGGCCAAAGTCATTCAAATGAGTGTATAG
- a CDS encoding AAA family ATPase — translation MSIVPALSIALQAGVPILTWGPPGVGKTATITSLAETLELPLEVVIASIREPADFSGLPVVGEAGVHLEPPAWAHRLARAGKGVLFLDELSTAPPAVQSALLRVVLERAVGDLALPGSVSVVASANPPEQAVGGWDLSPPLANRFCHLYWSLDTQGWIDGMIHGWSISHSARLPQGWEDAVTGKQGLLASFIRHRPHLLLQVPSDESQAGRAWPSPRSWAMAARLLAAADSVTAEDDVVAALLAGCIGEGACLEFLAWRKDLDLPDPEEILADPTRLKLPDRGDQSFAILTAVITAATGRLTKERWAAAWLVLALAAEQGKKDVAAVAAKKLAAARRPEFPLPQKELREFVPLLQQGGLM, via the coding sequence ATGTCCATAGTACCTGCTCTTTCGATTGCTTTGCAGGCCGGGGTTCCCATACTCACCTGGGGTCCCCCCGGTGTGGGAAAAACAGCGACGATAACTTCCCTTGCGGAGACTCTGGAACTGCCGCTGGAAGTGGTTATCGCTTCCATTCGTGAACCTGCGGATTTTTCCGGTCTGCCTGTAGTAGGTGAAGCGGGCGTACACCTGGAGCCGCCGGCTTGGGCCCATCGCCTGGCACGTGCCGGGAAAGGAGTGCTCTTTCTCGATGAACTGTCCACAGCGCCACCGGCCGTTCAGTCTGCCTTATTGAGGGTTGTTTTGGAAAGGGCGGTGGGCGATTTGGCTTTGCCCGGCAGTGTTTCCGTGGTTGCCTCGGCCAATCCGCCGGAACAGGCGGTTGGCGGATGGGATCTGTCCCCCCCGTTGGCCAACCGGTTCTGCCATCTTTATTGGTCATTGGACACCCAGGGGTGGATTGATGGCATGATTCACGGATGGTCTATAAGCCATTCAGCCCGTCTCCCTCAAGGTTGGGAAGATGCCGTAACAGGTAAGCAAGGGCTGCTTGCCTCCTTTATCCGGCACAGACCTCACTTGCTGCTGCAGGTGCCCAGTGATGAAAGTCAAGCCGGCCGGGCCTGGCCGTCGCCGAGGTCATGGGCCATGGCTGCCCGGTTATTGGCGGCAGCAGATTCCGTGACGGCAGAGGATGACGTGGTGGCCGCACTTTTGGCGGGCTGCATCGGGGAGGGCGCCTGCCTGGAATTCCTCGCCTGGCGCAAAGATTTGGATCTGCCGGATCCGGAAGAAATACTGGCCGACCCAACCCGGCTTAAACTGCCGGACCGGGGAGATCAGTCCTTTGCCATATTGACCGCAGTCATAACGGCAGCTACGGGAAGGCTGACGAAAGAACGCTGGGCCGCCGCCTGGCTCGTACTTGCTCTGGCTGCGGAGCAGGGGAAAAAGGATGTGGCAGCGGTGGCCGCCAAAAAATTAGCAGCGGCCCGCAGGCCCGAATTTCCTCTGCCCCAAAAAGAGCTTCGTGAATTTGTGCCGCTGCTGCAGCAGGGGGGCCTGATGTGA
- a CDS encoding 2Fe-2S iron-sulfur cluster-binding protein — translation MAPRITIQVDGKQLEADENGVLLTVLVDNGFTVPALCYHPRLGGHSRCSLCIVEVNQGGQWETRHACELYCRAGLQVRTDSPGILNKRAWAAWLLLQRGPFPDTALENMLRQIARGKDLAPPGTNPPGLGTKAQPGCILCGRCIAVCQKTGRNHLTFLGRGKKLRISFVGSRSHPEGCGECKACRQFCPTGYIQTNGESAFSAKLY, via the coding sequence GTGGCCCCACGCATTACAATCCAGGTTGACGGCAAGCAGCTGGAAGCAGATGAGAATGGAGTGCTCCTGACGGTATTGGTGGACAATGGGTTTACTGTTCCGGCTTTATGTTATCACCCCCGGTTGGGGGGGCATAGCCGGTGCAGCTTGTGTATTGTAGAAGTCAATCAGGGCGGTCAATGGGAAACCCGGCATGCCTGCGAGCTGTATTGCCGGGCAGGCCTGCAGGTGCGGACCGATTCACCGGGAATTCTGAACAAGCGTGCCTGGGCTGCCTGGCTGTTACTGCAGAGAGGTCCGTTTCCGGACACAGCCCTGGAAAACATGCTCAGGCAGATTGCCAGGGGGAAGGATTTAGCCCCCCCTGGGACAAATCCTCCGGGCCTGGGGACGAAAGCCCAGCCAGGATGCATTCTCTGCGGCCGCTGTATTGCCGTTTGCCAAAAGACCGGCAGAAATCACCTGACCTTCCTGGGCCGCGGGAAAAAGCTTCGCATCAGCTTTGTCGGCAGCCGGTCCCATCCGGAAGGTTGCGGAGAATGCAAAGCCTGTAGACAATTCTGCCCGACCGGTTATATTCAGACCAACGGTGAATCTGCTTTCAGTGCCAAACTTTATTGA
- a CDS encoding NADH-ubiquinone oxidoreductase-F iron-sulfur binding region domain-containing protein — translation MEVNAEMNTEHQPHPIIARLAERCGLTEVPSRLARLAAKGNRRLCPPRMSRISIGMASCGLAAGAGKRLELLARREDFKDKVIVSRAGCLGACFEEPLIDVRTAEGMHYLYCRADSSNHWPVIHTALKGTANRGVKLSLREKEPGLLTGFADLIPESFASQALHDFFQHQKRHVLEHCGLIDPFSLPEYTATGGYFALAKALLTLRPEEVIGTISASGLRGRGGGGFPTGRKWEIAAESRDPHRILIANGDEGDPSAYMDRTLMESDPHRVLEGMLLAAYATGAREAYLFIRREYPLAVETMGRAIQDAEAAGFLGKNILATPFSLNIKLVQSAGAFVCGEETAMLEAMEGRRGQPRRRPPYPAQQGYCGHPTIINNVETLANVPWIITHGAATFRETGTADSAGTKIFCLTGDIPNMGCIEVPLGIRSPAIVEQIGGASADTVKTLQIGGPSGGFVPYTDFALDYSSIEAMGAMLGSGGLVVLNQGHCLVDLSCHLIRFMADESCGRCLFCRDGLGRLEELLQAMMANHGTAELLGELEELSALVAGLSACGLGRGAVNPLLTSLRYFRSEYEAHLKGICPAASCKAMIRFEIEYRRCSDCNDCVMKYCPVKAIKKNPAKRGPQRYYIDHLLCQRCWTCRQICPQGCIRAVSDGAGKLSAGNGDE, via the coding sequence ATGGAAGTTAATGCGGAAATGAACACAGAACATCAGCCCCACCCGATCATTGCCAGGCTGGCGGAACGCTGCGGCTTGACTGAGGTCCCCTCACGGCTGGCCAGGCTGGCGGCAAAAGGCAACCGCCGGCTTTGCCCGCCCCGGATGAGCAGGATCAGTATCGGCATGGCTTCCTGCGGGCTGGCCGCAGGGGCAGGGAAGCGCCTTGAGCTCCTGGCGCGGCGGGAAGATTTTAAAGATAAAGTCATAGTCAGCCGGGCCGGCTGTCTTGGCGCTTGCTTTGAAGAACCGCTGATCGACGTCCGTACAGCGGAGGGGATGCACTACCTTTACTGCAGGGCGGACAGTTCCAACCATTGGCCGGTCATCCATACAGCCTTGAAAGGTACCGCCAATCGAGGCGTCAAGCTCAGCCTGCGGGAGAAAGAACCGGGGTTGCTCACCGGGTTTGCCGACCTGATTCCGGAGTCTTTTGCCAGCCAGGCTCTGCATGATTTTTTTCAGCACCAAAAGAGGCATGTGCTGGAACACTGCGGCTTGATCGATCCTTTCAGTCTGCCTGAGTATACCGCAACGGGGGGCTATTTTGCCCTGGCCAAAGCCTTGCTGACCCTGCGGCCGGAAGAGGTTATCGGCACAATCAGTGCTTCCGGATTACGGGGCAGAGGCGGTGGGGGATTCCCCACCGGCCGCAAATGGGAGATTGCGGCAGAGAGCCGCGATCCTCACCGCATCCTGATCGCCAATGGGGATGAAGGAGACCCCAGTGCTTACATGGACAGGACGCTCATGGAAAGCGATCCCCACCGGGTCCTGGAAGGTATGCTGCTGGCGGCCTATGCCACCGGCGCCCGGGAGGCTTATCTCTTTATCCGCAGAGAATATCCCCTGGCCGTGGAAACTATGGGCCGGGCTATCCAGGATGCTGAAGCCGCCGGCTTTTTAGGGAAGAATATTCTCGCAACGCCCTTCTCCCTGAACATAAAACTGGTCCAGAGCGCCGGGGCTTTCGTCTGCGGGGAAGAAACCGCCATGCTCGAGGCCATGGAGGGCCGCCGCGGCCAGCCGCGCCGGCGGCCCCCTTACCCTGCCCAACAGGGCTATTGCGGTCATCCCACCATCATCAACAATGTGGAGACCCTGGCCAATGTGCCCTGGATCATAACCCATGGCGCCGCAACGTTTCGGGAAACAGGCACTGCCGACAGTGCCGGGACAAAAATATTTTGCCTGACCGGAGATATTCCGAATATGGGTTGTATTGAGGTCCCTTTGGGTATCCGCTCCCCGGCAATCGTCGAGCAGATTGGGGGTGCTTCGGCGGATACGGTCAAGACTTTGCAGATCGGCGGGCCTTCAGGGGGTTTTGTGCCCTACACGGACTTTGCCCTGGATTATTCCTCCATTGAAGCTATGGGGGCTATGCTCGGCTCCGGTGGTCTGGTCGTCCTGAATCAGGGGCACTGCCTTGTGGATCTGTCCTGTCATCTGATCCGCTTTATGGCCGATGAATCCTGCGGCCGCTGCCTTTTTTGCCGGGATGGCCTGGGCCGGCTGGAAGAGCTGCTGCAAGCAATGATGGCCAACCATGGGACAGCTGAGCTGCTTGGAGAGCTGGAAGAACTGAGCGCCCTGGTCGCCGGCCTCTCCGCCTGCGGGCTGGGCCGCGGGGCAGTCAATCCACTGCTGACCTCCCTGCGCTATTTTCGCAGTGAGTATGAAGCTCACCTTAAGGGGATCTGTCCGGCTGCCTCCTGCAAAGCAATGATTCGTTTTGAAATTGAGTATAGGCGATGTTCGGATTGTAACGACTGTGTGATGAAATACTGTCCTGTTAAAGCCATTAAGAAGAATCCCGCCAAACGTGGCCCGCAACGCTATTATATTGACCATCTGCTTTGTCAGCGCTGTTGGACCTGCCGGCAGATCTGTCCTCAAGGATGCATCAGAGCCGTTTCCGACGGGGCGGGGAAATTATCTGCTGGGAATGGAGATGAGTAG